From the genome of Cognaticolwellia beringensis, one region includes:
- the modB gene encoding molybdate ABC transporter permease subunit: MTDLSADLLALVTTLKMAAITTVILLLLGTPMAWYLAKWQSRFKVFFEAIVALPLVLPPTVLGFYLLLAFSPTSLPGELWQSATGSQLAFSFSAIVIGSVLYSLPFVVQPLQKAFEQLGDQHLEAAAMLGAGPIDRFFSIVFPLTKASFITATVLGFAHTVGEFGVVLMIGGNIPGETRVLSIALFDHVEAFNYANAHLLSAGLLIASLLLLSFVYLLGNNFTSKQKDLAK; the protein is encoded by the coding sequence ATGACTGATCTTTCAGCTGACTTACTCGCCCTTGTTACCACCTTAAAAATGGCCGCGATTACCACCGTTATCCTGCTGTTATTAGGTACGCCAATGGCATGGTATTTAGCTAAATGGCAAAGTCGATTTAAAGTTTTTTTTGAAGCAATTGTAGCTTTACCCTTAGTATTGCCACCCACGGTATTAGGCTTTTATTTACTATTAGCGTTTTCACCGACTTCTTTACCCGGAGAGTTATGGCAAAGCGCTACAGGCAGCCAATTAGCTTTTAGTTTTAGTGCTATTGTTATTGGCTCAGTGCTTTATTCCCTGCCCTTTGTTGTACAACCATTACAAAAGGCTTTTGAACAACTGGGCGATCAGCACTTAGAAGCAGCAGCTATGCTCGGCGCAGGCCCGATAGATAGATTTTTTAGTATCGTTTTTCCCTTAACTAAAGCCAGCTTCATTACCGCTACCGTATTAGGTTTTGCACATACCGTAGGTGAATTTGGCGTGGTGCTAATGATAGGCGGTAATATTCCTGGAGAAACAAGAGTTTTATCAATCGCTTTATTCGATCATGTTGAAGCGTTTAACTATGCTAACGCCCACTTATTATCAGCTGGTCTACTTATTGCGTCATTATTACTGTTGTCTTTTGTATATCTACTAGGTAATAATTTTACCAGTAAGCAAAAGGACTTAGCAAAGTGA
- a CDS encoding HesA/MoeB/ThiF family protein, producing the protein MLSNQDQLRFSRQTMLKGMGEEGQQALKNASILIIGVGGLGNPVSLYLNAAGVGHIYVADGDSIEISNLHRQILFSETDIGQNKADTSAEKLQQLNSSTNIEVLDEMLDEELADYYFPLVDLVLDCTDNIATRYLINQKCIEHKKPLVIGAATGFDGQHMFVNPNIADSACYQCLFPANKKAPENNCQTIGILGPVLAIIGGMQALQAIKFLTGYPVATNQLNIFDGLNNSWQQFAMKKQAKCTICSG; encoded by the coding sequence ATGCTTAGTAACCAAGACCAATTACGTTTTAGCCGTCAAACTATGTTAAAAGGCATGGGAGAAGAAGGTCAACAAGCCCTTAAAAATGCCAGCATCTTAATTATTGGTGTCGGTGGTCTAGGTAACCCTGTTAGCCTTTATTTAAATGCCGCAGGTGTCGGCCATATTTATGTGGCTGATGGTGATAGTATTGAAATATCCAACTTACACCGGCAGATACTGTTCAGTGAAACCGACATTGGCCAAAATAAAGCAGATACCAGTGCAGAGAAGTTACAGCAACTTAATAGCAGTACCAATATCGAAGTGCTTGATGAGATGCTCGATGAAGAGCTTGCCGATTACTATTTCCCCCTCGTTGACTTGGTGCTAGATTGCACTGACAACATAGCCACCCGTTATCTTATCAATCAAAAATGTATAGAACATAAGAAGCCCCTAGTCATTGGCGCGGCAACCGGCTTTGACGGTCAACATATGTTTGTTAACCCAAACATAGCTGACAGCGCTTGCTATCAATGTTTATTTCCTGCTAATAAAAAAGCACCCGAAAATAATTGCCAAACCATCGGCATATTAGGTCCCGTATTAGCGATTATTGGGGGCATGCAAGCATTACAGGCAATTAAGTTTTTAACCGGTTATCCCGTGGCAACAAATCAACTGAATATTTTTGATGGTTTGAATAACTCATGGCAGCAATTCGCTATGAAAAAACAGGCTAAATGCACTATATGTTCAGGGTAA
- the moaA gene encoding GTP 3',8-cyclase MoaA yields MLTDNFGRKFYYLRLSITDVCNFSCSYCLPDGYQCDNDRKFLTLPEITRLASAFSSMGTEKIRITGGEPSLRKDLPEIIARCKQTPGIKKVAITSNGYKLPEHLPAWLDAGIDAINISIDTLDPRQFHAITGHDKLKHILKGIDMAVAAGNTTVKVNTVLMREYNGYDIASYLAWLKDTPITLRFIELMQTGDNKEFFDAQHVQGSRIKQNLILDGWLPVINDKAAGPAQEFYHPDYAGKVGLIMPYSKDFCNTCNRLRISAIGKLHLCLFTEQGLSLKDYLQTDDVEPLKAAISNMLTDKKQTHFLHDKLTGATKNLAMLGG; encoded by the coding sequence ATGTTAACAGACAACTTCGGTCGCAAGTTTTATTACTTGCGCCTATCAATCACTGACGTATGTAATTTTAGTTGTAGCTATTGCTTACCCGATGGCTATCAGTGTGATAACGACAGAAAATTTCTCACACTGCCTGAGATTACCCGTTTAGCTTCAGCGTTTTCTTCTATGGGTACGGAAAAAATCCGTATTACTGGTGGTGAGCCCTCTTTACGTAAAGACCTACCTGAAATAATTGCTCGATGTAAGCAAACTCCTGGTATTAAAAAGGTCGCTATTACTAGCAATGGTTACAAACTTCCTGAGCACTTGCCTGCTTGGCTAGATGCCGGCATTGATGCCATCAACATTAGTATTGATACGCTAGACCCACGACAATTCCATGCTATTACTGGCCACGATAAGCTCAAACATATCCTCAAAGGTATTGATATGGCGGTTGCGGCAGGTAATACAACAGTTAAAGTCAATACGGTATTGATGCGTGAATACAATGGTTACGACATTGCCAGTTATTTAGCTTGGTTAAAAGACACACCCATTACTTTACGCTTTATTGAATTAATGCAAACGGGCGATAATAAAGAGTTTTTCGATGCTCAACACGTTCAAGGTTCGCGCATAAAGCAAAACTTGATCCTGGATGGTTGGCTACCGGTTATTAATGACAAAGCGGCAGGGCCAGCACAAGAGTTCTATCACCCTGACTATGCTGGTAAAGTTGGCTTAATCATGCCTTATTCGAAAGATTTTTGTAATACCTGTAATCGCTTACGGATAAGTGCCATTGGTAAATTACATTTGTGTTTATTTACCGAGCAAGGCTTATCGCTAAAAGACTACTTGCAAACTGATGATGTAGAACCTCTAAAAGCCGCTATCAGCAATATGCTGACCGACAAAAAACAAACCCATTTTTTACACGACAAGCTCACTGGAGCGACAAAAAATTTAGCAATGTTGGGTGGTTAA
- a CDS encoding molybdenum cofactor guanylyltransferase produces MSADNTLFQPCLGVVLAGGKSSRMGENKANLQREAQDMLSYSKSVLKGAGSSHVIVSGGEKGIDDLVANMGPLGGIQSIIEQFKPKALLILPVDLPLMTSGELAALKQVGELSQRACYFIDNYLPLYLPVNAFVEQFFQQSLFRVQAQAVSKKTTGKRNLSGPSVRSLLAQIPYKVIEPKNEQCLFNTNTPEQWQQAKQLLSLQRKSHV; encoded by the coding sequence ATGAGTGCAGATAACACATTATTTCAGCCTTGCTTAGGGGTGGTTTTAGCGGGTGGTAAATCTTCCCGAATGGGAGAAAACAAAGCTAATTTACAGCGCGAAGCACAAGACATGCTAAGTTATAGCAAGTCTGTGCTCAAGGGTGCTGGCAGTTCACACGTGATCGTCAGTGGTGGTGAAAAAGGTATTGACGATCTCGTTGCTAATATGGGCCCACTAGGTGGTATTCAAAGCATTATCGAACAATTCAAACCTAAAGCATTGCTAATTTTACCCGTTGATTTACCTTTAATGACCTCAGGTGAGCTCGCAGCACTAAAGCAAGTTGGAGAATTGAGTCAACGCGCATGTTATTTTATTGATAATTATCTCCCCCTGTATTTACCAGTAAATGCTTTTGTTGAACAGTTTTTTCAACAATCATTATTTCGAGTACAGGCTCAAGCCGTCTCTAAAAAAACCACCGGTAAACGCAATTTATCAGGCCCTTCTGTGCGAAGTTTATTAGCGCAAATTCCGTATAAGGTGATTGAGCCTAAAAACGAGCAGTGTTTATTTAACACCAATACGCCTGAGCAATGGCAACAGGCAAAACAATTATTATCTTTGCAAAGGAAATCTCATGTCTAG
- a CDS encoding alpha/beta fold hydrolase — MSKTIYFIPGTMCNQQLWLPAWQLLRQQYPQDYQLIPLVIPSSGSMDEVVSSLSGQVVDNEAILVGFSLGGYIASAIALKLENKLKHLLIVSNFPKNLPLTEIKQRKRTIDWINQRGYFGIPNKRIDDLLHPNIKQFNPQCYQDIKQVIVAMDRELGVDVLLHQLCVSMHRPNLLALLTQLTLPVTFLVGDEDNLVDLVSLRQELKQNLHSANNIVLEEVTNTGHMLPLESPQALATMLMYLLAS; from the coding sequence TTGTCCAAAACCATTTATTTTATTCCTGGCACTATGTGTAATCAACAGTTATGGCTGCCTGCTTGGCAGCTACTGCGTCAGCAATATCCTCAAGATTATCAGTTAATACCTTTGGTGATCCCAAGTAGTGGCAGTATGGATGAGGTTGTAAGTTCACTATCAGGCCAAGTTGTTGACAATGAGGCGATCTTAGTCGGTTTTTCATTGGGCGGTTACATAGCGAGTGCCATCGCGTTAAAGCTTGAAAATAAACTAAAGCACTTATTAATCGTGTCTAACTTTCCGAAAAACTTGCCATTAACGGAAATTAAACAACGTAAACGAACAATCGATTGGATAAATCAGCGAGGTTATTTTGGGATTCCCAATAAGCGAATCGATGATTTACTCCACCCAAATATTAAGCAATTTAATCCCCAGTGTTATCAAGATATAAAGCAAGTCATTGTTGCCATGGATCGTGAACTTGGCGTTGACGTGTTATTACATCAGCTTTGTGTTTCTATGCACCGACCCAATTTATTAGCTTTATTAACGCAGTTAACCTTACCTGTTACGTTTCTTGTTGGCGATGAAGATAACTTAGTTGATCTTGTTTCATTGAGACAAGAATTGAAACAAAACCTACATAGCGCGAATAACATTGTGCTGGAAGAGGTTACTAATACGGGGCATATGTTACCGTTAGAATCACCGCAAGCTTTAGCGACAATGCTGATGTATTTATTGGCTAGTTAA
- the modA gene encoding molybdate ABC transporter substrate-binding protein: MLKHLPKLAQIFIALTVIWLALQTSYVFAVDKQKQTKPLRIAVAANFAPALKILLADLPNKNQINYQIISAATGTLYQQIKHGAPFDLFLSADSIRPEMLEQEKLIIKHSRKTYAYGQIALWSATQPLQSLNELSHYTGKLAIANPDTAPYGKAAQQALQHLSLWPKLKNQLITGINISQTFQQVRSQAVPLGIVAYSQLVINNYQGIIMPTAYYQPIAQQLVIVKSSQQVEIAQQVSDFILQVSSQKTLQALGYLPVKSPRDNIQVKTQND, translated from the coding sequence ATGCTGAAGCACTTACCCAAGTTAGCACAAATATTCATTGCGCTGACTGTTATTTGGCTGGCCTTACAAACCAGCTACGTTTTTGCTGTTGACAAACAAAAGCAAACCAAGCCTTTACGTATTGCTGTAGCAGCAAATTTTGCTCCGGCACTTAAAATATTATTGGCTGATTTACCGAATAAAAACCAAATTAATTATCAAATTATCAGCGCGGCTACGGGTACGCTTTATCAGCAGATAAAACATGGCGCACCGTTTGATTTATTTTTATCCGCTGACTCAATCCGACCAGAAATGCTTGAACAAGAAAAGCTAATAATAAAGCACAGTCGTAAAACTTATGCTTATGGGCAAATTGCTTTATGGTCTGCCACCCAACCATTACAGAGTTTAAATGAACTGAGTCATTATACCGGTAAGTTAGCCATCGCCAATCCCGATACCGCGCCCTATGGCAAAGCGGCCCAGCAAGCCTTGCAACATTTATCGCTATGGCCGAAGTTAAAAAATCAATTAATCACCGGTATAAATATTAGCCAAACCTTTCAACAAGTTCGAAGTCAAGCCGTCCCTTTAGGCATAGTGGCGTATAGTCAATTAGTCATCAATAACTATCAAGGGATTATTATGCCGACTGCATATTATCAACCTATTGCCCAACAGCTAGTGATCGTAAAGTCTAGCCAACAAGTTGAAATTGCCCAACAAGTCAGTGACTTTATACTACAAGTAAGTAGCCAAAAAACATTACAAGCACTGGGCTACTTGCCGGTAAAGTCACCACGAGACAACATTCAGGTTAAGACACAAAATGACTGA
- the dbpA gene encoding ATP-dependent RNA helicase DbpA, with protein MTLSDSKFSSLSLQPAILDNLSSLGYHEMTEIQAKSLPAILAGQDVIAQGKTGSGKTAAFGLGLLNKLQVKKFRIQTLVLCPTRELADQVAKEIRKLARAVHNIKVLTLCGGTPFGPQVGSLEHGAHIIVGTPGRIEDHLGRGTLSLEHVDTLVLDEADRMLDMGFQAALDNIVAKMPKQRQTLLFSATFPQQIQKIANSYLQTPAVIKVESSHESSTISQHFYQVENDEDRLTAIRLLLLTHQPESSVIFCNTKIETQNVANKLAAYGFGVVALHGDLEQRDRDQTLVRFSNKSASILVATDVAARGLDIEALDAVFNYHIAHDSEVHIHRIGRTGRAGSTGYAFSLFNKKDSYKIGLLEDYLERTIEGEELPSSEALDRDVFTPKMATIQIDGGKKQKVRPGDIVGALTGENGITFEQVGKIQLGANWAYVAVDKSVVRKALNKLTHGKLKGRTFRVKELKS; from the coding sequence TTGACGTTGAGCGACAGCAAATTTTCATCACTTAGCTTACAACCCGCAATTTTAGATAACCTTTCATCACTTGGTTACCATGAGATGACAGAAATACAAGCTAAAAGCCTACCGGCTATTTTAGCGGGACAAGATGTCATTGCCCAAGGTAAGACCGGCTCAGGCAAAACAGCGGCATTTGGTCTTGGCCTTTTGAATAAACTACAAGTTAAAAAGTTTAGAATTCAAACCTTGGTACTATGCCCTACACGCGAATTAGCCGACCAAGTAGCGAAAGAAATTAGAAAGCTGGCAAGAGCGGTTCATAACATAAAAGTACTCACCTTATGTGGTGGTACACCGTTTGGCCCACAAGTAGGTTCATTAGAGCATGGCGCGCATATTATTGTTGGCACACCAGGTCGAATAGAAGATCATTTAGGACGTGGAACTTTATCATTAGAACATGTGGATACCCTGGTTTTAGATGAAGCTGATCGCATGCTGGATATGGGATTTCAGGCCGCTTTAGATAACATAGTTGCTAAAATGCCAAAGCAGCGACAAACGTTATTATTTAGTGCGACGTTCCCGCAACAAATTCAAAAAATAGCGAATAGCTATTTGCAAACACCCGCAGTGATTAAAGTAGAGTCAAGCCATGAAAGTAGTACTATTTCACAGCATTTTTATCAGGTGGAGAATGATGAAGATCGCCTAACGGCTATCCGATTACTGCTGCTAACCCATCAACCCGAGTCGAGCGTAATATTTTGTAATACCAAAATAGAAACGCAGAATGTAGCGAATAAATTGGCTGCTTATGGTTTTGGTGTTGTAGCATTACATGGTGATTTGGAACAAAGAGACCGTGATCAAACATTAGTGCGCTTTTCCAATAAAAGTGCCTCAATACTGGTTGCGACTGATGTTGCCGCGCGTGGTTTAGACATTGAAGCGCTTGATGCGGTATTTAATTATCATATTGCTCATGACAGTGAGGTTCATATTCACCGCATTGGTCGCACCGGTCGTGCAGGTAGCACTGGTTATGCTTTTTCATTATTTAATAAAAAAGATAGCTACAAAATTGGCTTATTGGAAGATTATTTAGAGCGAACTATTGAAGGTGAAGAATTACCGAGCAGTGAGGCTTTAGATCGGGATGTATTTACGCCAAAAATGGCGACGATACAAATCGATGGCGGTAAAAAACAAAAAGTCAGACCAGGCGATATTGTCGGCGCACTTACCGGTGAAAATGGTATAACATTTGAACAAGTGGGTAAAATTCAATTAGGCGCTAACTGGGCATATGTAGCTGTAGATAAATCAGTGGTGAGAAAAGCGTTAAATAAGTTAACGCACGGCAAGCTAAAAGGGCGTACCTTTAGGGTTAAAGAGTTAAAGAGTTAA
- a CDS encoding DUF3718 domain-containing protein, translating into MNTFKLFTTTAMTCSVLSIVSFSSYAMDKHIETALIDVCKSTLTNNVTKYQKTADSYNLRNKIVAMKVMCNGEDIITFAQKYGANKTAARLEGSISGKVNIIDVAAIEKINVNFQL; encoded by the coding sequence ATGAACACATTCAAATTATTCACTACTACCGCGATGACCTGTTCAGTTTTATCAATTGTAAGCTTTAGTAGCTATGCCATGGATAAACATATTGAAACAGCCCTTATTGACGTTTGTAAATCTACATTAACTAATAACGTTACTAAGTATCAAAAAACAGCTGATTCTTATAATTTACGAAACAAAATAGTCGCAATGAAGGTGATGTGTAACGGCGAAGACATTATCACTTTTGCCCAAAAATATGGCGCAAATAAAACAGCAGCACGTTTAGAGGGCAGTATTAGCGGTAAGGTTAATATTATTGATGTTGCTGCGATTGAAAAAATAAATGTTAATTTTCAGTTATAA
- the modC gene encoding molybdenum ABC transporter ATP-binding protein codes for MSDMPDVNNSNQQPYIKTIADKKSLAEKPSSTIPSELSLAFTLAFNSFSVSIEQTISISAITGIYGDSGSGKSTLLRVIAGLEHRANGQLSLNGTALQNSDNKCFIKAEKRQIGLVFQDSRLFPHLTVYENLAYGAKRQKNRQLTIDKVLTLTQLNKLQHQNVTQLSGGEKQRVSIARALLAEPKLLLLDEPFSALDKTTKSQMLTILKAIQQQLKLPMLYVSHSLSELQYIADQLVIVSAGKMSQSAPIHQAIHELNSRGETSPKTSLSLTIVEHLPDYGLTRLSLPTIQSSNQSSNHSSNHSIYSPILEQTSNPRLIGQQLPFIIYARDISISTTKPEHSSIVNHLPATITAIDYSNTNALVTLNTDGQKFYAQISLWSTKRMALTTQATVFIQFKANAVHSYHYTEPTHHA; via the coding sequence ATGAGCGATATGCCTGACGTTAACAACTCAAATCAACAACCTTATATCAAAACGATAGCCGACAAAAAGTCACTTGCTGAAAAGCCTAGCAGTACTATACCATCAGAATTATCTTTGGCATTTACCTTAGCGTTTAATAGTTTTTCAGTTTCGATTGAACAAACGATTAGCATCTCAGCCATTACCGGTATCTATGGCGACTCTGGTTCAGGTAAATCGACCTTATTACGGGTTATTGCCGGTCTTGAACACCGTGCAAATGGCCAACTATCGTTAAATGGCACAGCGTTACAAAATAGCGACAACAAGTGTTTTATTAAAGCTGAAAAAAGACAAATTGGCTTAGTTTTTCAAGACAGTCGTTTATTTCCGCACTTAACGGTTTATGAAAATTTAGCTTATGGCGCTAAACGGCAAAAAAACCGACAACTAACCATTGATAAAGTACTGACATTAACGCAACTAAACAAACTACAGCATCAAAATGTCACACAGCTTTCCGGTGGTGAAAAACAAAGAGTATCCATTGCTAGAGCATTATTAGCAGAGCCTAAGTTACTGTTATTGGATGAACCCTTTAGTGCCTTAGATAAAACCACTAAATCACAGATGTTGACCATTTTAAAAGCAATTCAACAACAACTTAAGCTTCCTATGCTTTATGTCAGTCACAGTTTAAGTGAATTACAATATATCGCCGATCAATTAGTGATAGTTTCAGCAGGGAAAATGAGTCAATCTGCCCCGATTCACCAAGCGATTCACGAGTTAAATAGCCGAGGCGAAACTAGCCCTAAAACGAGTTTATCATTAACAATCGTGGAGCATTTACCAGATTACGGTCTAACCCGTCTTTCACTGCCGACAATACAGAGCAGTAATCAAAGCAGCAATCACAGCAGCAATCACAGCATATATTCACCGATACTTGAGCAGACCAGCAACCCGCGCTTAATTGGTCAACAGCTACCTTTTATCATTTATGCACGCGATATTAGTATCAGTACAACAAAGCCTGAACACAGCTCAATTGTAAATCACTTACCGGCAACCATTACTGCAATTGACTACAGTAATACCAATGCGTTAGTAACGCTGAATACCGACGGGCAAAAGTTTTATGCTCAAATCAGTTTGTGGTCAACAAAACGCATGGCGCTTACCACACAAGCAACCGTGTTTATTCAATTTAAAGCCAATGCCGTGCATAGTTATCATTATACGGAGCCAACACACCATGCTTAG
- the moaB gene encoding molybdenum cofactor biosynthesis protein B, whose protein sequence is MSSISSIHCGDGFVPLNIAVLTVSDTREEHNDTSGQSLVERLQAAGHKLAAKEISKDDVYQLRAVVSKWIADENVQVILTTGGTGFTARDNTPEALLPLFDKDIEGFGEVFRTISLAEIGTSTIQSRAFGGMANSTVILSVPGSTNACKTAWDKLIVEQLDASHRPCNFVPHLKFT, encoded by the coding sequence ATGTCTAGTATCTCTTCAATTCATTGCGGCGATGGTTTCGTCCCATTAAACATCGCGGTACTAACCGTTTCAGATACCCGAGAAGAACACAACGATACCTCAGGTCAGTCACTTGTTGAACGTTTACAAGCTGCAGGCCATAAATTAGCTGCTAAAGAAATTTCAAAAGACGATGTCTACCAACTACGTGCTGTAGTTTCTAAGTGGATTGCTGATGAAAATGTGCAGGTAATATTAACCACCGGCGGAACAGGCTTTACTGCTAGAGACAATACACCAGAAGCACTATTACCTTTATTTGACAAAGATATTGAAGGCTTTGGCGAAGTATTTAGAACGATTTCTTTAGCCGAAATTGGCACTTCGACCATTCAATCACGCGCCTTTGGCGGCATGGCAAACAGCACCGTTATTTTATCAGTACCTGGCTCAACCAATGCCTGTAAAACGGCTTGGGATAAGTTAATTGTCGAACAATTGGATGCTAGCCATCGACCATGTAACTTTGTTCCTCATTTAAAGTTTACATAA
- the cgtA gene encoding Obg family GTPase CgtA: MKFVDEVEIRVEAGDGGNGLVSFRKEKYIEFGGPNGGDGGDGGDVYLIADESWNTLIDYRFERFHRAKRGENGRSRDCTGKGSEDLYLKVPVGTRAADIDTGEQLGDLTQHEQTLLVAKGGWHGLGNTRFKSSTNRAPRQKTDGTPGEIRNLRLELLLLADVGLLGLPNAGKSTLIRSVSAAKPKVADYPFTTLVPNLGVVRLDAQRSFVIADIPGLIEGAADGAGLGTQFLKHLERCRILLHVVDVLPVDGSDPLENARTIAGELETHSAALAGKPRWLVFNKLDLLLEEEAKEVTDRIIEGLGWEGEVRSISAVNRKGTEDLCQGVMSFIEALPPEVEEAPIDGKTVEFKWDTYHEDAIADLADDLDDEDWDEDDYDVEVEYRK, translated from the coding sequence AATGGTTTAGTTAGTTTTCGTAAAGAAAAGTATATTGAGTTCGGCGGTCCAAACGGCGGTGACGGCGGTGATGGTGGCGACGTTTACTTAATTGCTGATGAAAGCTGGAATACACTAATCGATTATCGTTTTGAAAGATTTCATCGCGCGAAACGTGGTGAAAATGGCCGAAGCCGGGATTGTACGGGTAAAGGATCAGAAGATCTTTACTTAAAAGTACCTGTAGGTACTCGTGCTGCTGATATTGATACCGGTGAGCAATTAGGTGATTTGACTCAACACGAGCAAACACTATTGGTCGCAAAAGGCGGTTGGCATGGTTTAGGCAATACTCGCTTTAAAAGTAGTACTAACAGGGCTCCACGTCAGAAAACTGATGGAACGCCAGGCGAAATACGCAATTTAAGACTTGAATTGTTGTTACTCGCTGATGTTGGTTTATTGGGCTTGCCAAATGCAGGTAAGTCGACCTTAATTCGCAGTGTTTCGGCAGCGAAGCCAAAAGTAGCAGACTACCCGTTTACTACCTTAGTGCCTAATTTGGGTGTTGTGCGTTTAGATGCTCAACGTAGTTTTGTTATTGCTGATATCCCAGGTTTGATTGAAGGCGCAGCTGACGGTGCCGGTTTAGGTACACAGTTTCTAAAACACTTAGAACGTTGTCGTATCTTATTGCATGTGGTTGATGTTTTACCGGTTGACGGCTCTGATCCGCTAGAAAATGCAAGAACCATTGCAGGTGAACTAGAAACACATTCTGCAGCACTGGCAGGAAAGCCACGTTGGTTAGTCTTTAACAAGTTAGATTTATTGCTTGAAGAAGAAGCGAAAGAAGTTACCGACCGCATTATTGAAGGTCTAGGATGGGAAGGTGAGGTTCGCAGTATTTCAGCGGTTAATCGCAAAGGCACTGAAGATTTGTGTCAAGGCGTTATGAGCTTTATAGAAGCCTTGCCACCAGAAGTTGAAGAAGCGCCGATTGATGGTAAAACTGTTGAATTTAAATGGGATACTTATCACGAAGATGCGATTGCAGACTTGGCTGATGATCTGGATGATGAAGACTGGGATGAAGATGATTACGATGTAGAAGTTGAATATCGTAAGTAA
- the moeA gene encoding molybdopterin molybdotransferase MoeA — protein MVDCCSTPGLMPFEQALETMLAGITPITEVESITLTESLGRVLSTDITSPINVPPHNNSAMDGYAFAHASLAQHSSLILVGRSMAGQPYEGACGKGECIRIMTGAKIPADCDTVEMQENCQVVDNSVKFEAPRELGDHVRYAGEDINKNQVVFSKGRRLSAIDIGVLASLGIQELTVFRKLNVALIATGDELKALGEPLGSGDIFESNSYALAGMLENLNVNVINFGVIVDDEAAIREAFIQADALADAVISSGGVSVGDADYTKLVLEQIGEIAFWKIAMKPGKPFAFGKLPNSVFFGLPGNPVSAMVTADLLAIPALIKLQNCLAVPPIKLKAKTLTDLRKSPGRMDFQRGVISYNNNGELVVNSTGSQGSGILTSIASANCYIVLPAEQGRVKAGEIVNIRLFERYFA, from the coding sequence ATGGTTGATTGTTGTTCTACGCCTGGATTAATGCCTTTTGAACAAGCTTTAGAAACGATGCTTGCTGGTATTACCCCTATCACTGAAGTTGAAAGTATTACCTTAACCGAAAGCCTAGGTAGAGTTTTATCGACAGATATAACTAGCCCAATTAATGTCCCTCCACATAATAATTCGGCTATGGATGGTTACGCTTTTGCTCACGCTAGTTTAGCTCAACACTCAAGTTTGATTTTAGTCGGCCGATCAATGGCAGGGCAGCCTTATGAAGGTGCTTGTGGTAAAGGTGAGTGCATTCGTATTATGACAGGTGCAAAAATACCTGCTGATTGCGATACGGTAGAAATGCAAGAAAATTGTCAGGTAGTAGATAACAGCGTTAAGTTTGAAGCACCACGTGAGCTGGGTGACCATGTTCGTTATGCCGGTGAAGATATTAATAAAAATCAGGTGGTTTTTAGCAAAGGTCGGCGTTTATCGGCTATCGATATTGGCGTGTTAGCTTCACTTGGTATTCAGGAGTTAACGGTATTTCGAAAACTGAATGTCGCGCTAATTGCTACCGGTGATGAGCTAAAAGCATTAGGCGAACCGCTAGGTAGCGGTGACATTTTTGAAAGTAACAGTTATGCGCTAGCTGGAATGTTAGAAAACCTCAATGTTAATGTGATTAACTTTGGCGTTATCGTTGATGATGAAGCGGCTATTAGAGAGGCATTTATTCAAGCCGATGCATTAGCAGATGCAGTGATTTCCTCTGGAGGAGTTTCAGTAGGTGACGCAGATTATACTAAACTCGTGCTTGAACAAATCGGTGAGATTGCCTTTTGGAAAATCGCAATGAAACCAGGCAAGCCTTTTGCTTTTGGTAAACTGCCTAATAGTGTGTTTTTCGGCTTACCGGGCAACCCTGTCTCCGCTATGGTAACCGCTGATTTATTAGCCATACCCGCGTTGATAAAACTACAGAACTGCCTTGCCGTACCCCCAATAAAGTTAAAAGCCAAAACGCTGACAGATTTAAGAAAGTCACCAGGGCGGATGGACTTTCAACGCGGGGTCATTTCTTATAATAATAATGGCGAATTGGTGGTAAATAGTACAGGCAGTCAAGGCTCCGGTATTTTAACCAGTATCGCGTCGGCAAATTGTTATATTGTTTTACCTGCTGAGCAAGGCCGAGTAAAGGCCGGAGAAATAGTTAATATTCGTTTGTTTGAGCGTTATTTTGCATAA